The segment TTACAGGGTTGTGCCTCTAAGTGATATCTCGCGGGAGCCCTCCCCGGTTTCGTTCGGACGGGATGCCGACAAGATACCTACCACGGGCAAGTCTTTGATCCAGGTAGTGCCGATTATCTATCTCCAATCGACGGAGATCGTGAAACTGATTACACCTTTTGTGTCAGCAAATGCGGTCATACTCGATGTGCCCAAGAGCAACCAGATAATCATTGTTGATACCGATGCGAGCGTGCGGAGGATACTCAGGCTCATCGAGACCTTTGACAACGAAACTCAAAAAAGAAAAAGAGCGCAGGTCTTTGTCTATCCTGTCCAGAATGGGAAGGCCAAGGATATTGCCGCTTTGCTCCAGCAGATATTCCTCGGTGCAAAGACCGGGACAGGGACCGGAACAACAAGCAGTCCCGGCACTACCACGAAGTCCGGGCGACAGGCAACCCCCCAGGTTGCCCAGGTACTCCCGCAACCGGTACAGTCAGGAGGAGCGGCGACCGGGGAGATGCTTGTATCGGATATAACCAGGATATTTGCCGATGAGATTATAAACTCCATCATAATCCTTTCAACGCCTGAGGACTACCAGACGATCAAAGAGACAATAGCCAATATAGACATTATTCCGAGACAGGTCGTTATCGAAGGTATCATCGCTCAGGTCAACCTGACGGACAATATGAGCCTTGGGCTTGCATACAGGTTCAAGACCCAGATCAGCTTTGGCAAGTCAGGCATAAGCGGTGATATAGGCATTAATGCTGATACCCTTGCTAATTATGGCAGCACCGATCCGACCTTAAAACCATCCGGCACGGGATTCAACTATGTCGGTTTCGATGAAAGAAATCAAATCAGGGCTTACATCAATGCCCTCGTGAACGACTCCAAGGGCAAATTGCTTGCAGCGCCGCACATCCTTGTTTCCGACAACCGGGAAGCACGCATACAGGTGGGACAGCAGGTGCCTATCGTGACATCGGAGACATTCGGGTCAACGACCGTCGCCCCCCAGAGGACAATCGAGTATAAAGACATAGGCATCATCCTCAAAGTGAAACCCCAGATCAACGACAGCGGTCTGATCGCCCTTGAATTATCTCAGGAGGTCTCTACCTTCGATACTATCCAGCTCACCGCCTCTGAAAAACAGATCATCGTCAACAAGACAGAGGCAGCGACGAGCCTCGCGGTCCAGGATGGCCAGACAATCATCATCGGGGGCCTCATCAGGGAAGATACTACAAATTCACAGGTAGGGGTGCCCTTTTTGTCGAAAATACCTATACTGGGATACCTCTTCGGCAATACCTCAAGAGAATCGCGGCGGCAGGAGCTTATCATCCTCCTTACTCCTCATGTTCTCAAGGACCAGAAAGAAGCAAAGAATATCACCAACGAGTATATTGACAACATCACCGATGTCGCCACCACGAAGGGGGGAATAAAAAAGAACGAGTTATTGAAAAGCGGCGTTCAGATCAGGAAAGGTGCGGGCAAGGCACCCGACGTAGTAATACCCTACAGGGATATACCTTCCGGCGGACAAGTACCGCCTCCCCAGCAACCTGTTAATCCTGACAAAGCCCCTCTGCCAGGCAAGGTTAACCCGTAGACTAACAATAATGGCAAAACGGGGCATGAGGTTACAGGGAGTTACTGACAATGGCTGATGATGGAATCATATATGTAAAGCCTGAAGATTTCCCTAAAGTTCCCCTTGTACTGGATGTCATCTCCCCCAGGTTCATCCGTGAAAACAAGATCATTCCCGTCGAACTGAAGAATAATGTGCTGAAGGTAATCCTGGCAAACCCCGGCGACCGTGAGATCATCGAAGCCCTGAGAGTAGCCACAGCAGCCGATATCATTGTCTATGGCGGCGACCGTCAGCTAATAGACGATTACGTATCGAGGTTCTACGATCAGGGTCCCCAGAATATAAACCGGATCATCGAGGACATGGACCAGCAGGGGTTTGAGTTTATCCGCGAAGAAGAGGAAGATGTAGGCCACCTTAAAGACCTTGCCTCAGAGGCCCCCATTATCAAGCTCGTCAACCTGCTCATTTCAAGGGCCATTGAAAGCAGGGCGAGCGACATCCATATAGAACCCTTTGAGGATGAATTGAAAGTACGATACCGGATAGACGGGGTTCTTCATGACGTTGAGGCCGCTCCGAAAAAACTGGAGGCCGCTGTCGTCTCGAGGATCAAGATCATGGCGAAGCTGAATATTTCCGAGAGAAGACTGCCTCAGGACGGCCGTATACGTTTAAAGATCGAGGAAAGAGAGATAGATCTCCGCGTGTCTACAATTCCGATCCTCCATGGCGAGAGTGTGGTTATGAGGATTCTCGACAAAGAGAGCATCATCATAGACCTTGACCTGCTGGGTTTCCCCCCCGATACCCTTGCTGCCTTCAACCGGCTTATCAAGAAACCGAACGGCATTGTCCTCGTGACGGGCCCAACGGGAAGCGGGAAGACCACAACCCTCTATGGTGCCCTGGACAAGATCAATACGCCGGATAAAAAGATCATCACCGTTGAGGACCCCATTGAATACCAGCTCAAGGGGGTAAACCAGATACAGGTCAAGTCGCAGATAGGGCTGAACTTTGCCAATACCTTGCGACATATCGTCAGGCAGGACCCGGACGTAATCATGATCGGGGAGATCAGGGACCTTGATACTGCCGAGATCGCAATACAGTCGGCCCTCACGGGGCATCTCGTTTTCTCCACGCTCCACACGAACGATGCACCGAGCTCTATTACAAGGCTTCTCGATATGGGGGTAGAGAGTTTTCTTCTCTCCTCAACGATAAGGGGTATCCTCGCGCAGCGCCTTGTAAGGGTCATATGCCCTCATTGTAAAGAAATCGATACCTCAAAAATCGACCGGGAAGAATTTGCGATGTTCGGGTTGAGCGGTGACACTGTTCTCTTCAGCGGCAAAGGGTGCGATGTGTGCGCCTTCACCGGTTATTATGGCAGGTCAGGTATATTTGAACTGCTCACGGTCAACGAGGCGATACGGATGATGATCCTCAAAAATGCTGATGCAAACCAACTGAGGGAAACAGCGAGACAACAGGGCATGAAGACCTTGTTTGAAGATGGAATGGAAAAGGTGAAGATGGGTGTGACGACCATGAGTGAAGTATTGAGAGTCACACAGGAGGCATAATGGCTGTCTTTTCCTACCGGGCAACTACCATGGATGGTGAAACCATTGAAGGCGTCATCGAGGCCACCGATGAAAAGCTCGCCATAGAGCGAATCAAGAATACAGGTGTTATCCCCTTAAAAATAGTGGCGCCCAAACAGAAGGGCTGGCAGGGGAAGATCGGCTTCAGGCGATCAAGGGGCGATCTGCTTACTTTCACGACAGAACTGTCCGTGCTGTTAAGCGCCGGTTTACCTCTTGACAGAAGCCTTAACATTCTCTCCGAGATATCGGAAGGCAAAGAGATGAAAAAGATCGTTCAGTCTATTCTCAAATCCATACGTGAGGGAGGATCGTTCTCCGATGCGCTGCAGAAGCATCCAAAGGCCTTTCCAAAGCTTTACATAAATATGATCCGGGCAGGCGAGACCGGCGGCGTGCTCGATGTTGTGCTTGACAAGCTGAATGAATTTCTCGAATCGGCCAAAGAATTGAAGGACAACATATTTTCAGCCATGATATATCCAATTATACTCAGTGTTACAGGCGGCGCCTCGATCATTATACTCCTTACACTTGTGCTCCCCAAATTTTCCGTCATATTTGCCGAGATCGGAGGTTCCATACCGTTATCCACCAAGGTCCTTCTTGGCATAAGCAGCGGCCTGCGATCCTACTGGTGGGCTATCCTGCTGTTCCTTGTAATGATGTGGGGCATTGTAAAATCGTATCTACGATCACCCCGGGGGAGATATAATTGGGATACCCTGAAGCTCAAGCTATTCGGCGATCTGGTAAAGAAACTTGAGACAGCAAGATTCTGCAGAACCCTCGGCACACTTATCAGAAGCGGGGTTTCCTTTCTCCAGGCCCTTGATAATTCCAGGGATGTTATCAACAATCAGGCTATAGCTTCCGCCCTCGATAACGTTACAAAAGGCGCAAAGGAAGGCAAAGGCATATCGGTTCCGCTGGCTGATGCCGGCGTGTTTCCCCCTCTCGCCCTGTCCATGATAAAAGTAGGAGAAGAAACAGGCCAGCTCGATACAATGCTCATCAAGGTCGCTGCTGCTTACGAGAAGAACCTGAAAGAGACGGTCAAGAGGTTCGTGGGCTTTCTTGAGTCTATCATGATCCTCGCGATGGGTCTTGTTATCGGATTTATCGTTATTTCGATGCTCCTGGCCATATTCAGCATAACGGATCTGCCGTTTTAGGGAAAAAGGCAGCNNNNNNNNNNNNNNNNNNNNNNNNNNNNNNNNNNNNNNNNNNNNNNNNNNNNNNNNNNNNNNNNNNNNNNNNNNNNNNNNNNNNNNNNNNNNNNNNNNNNATCGTCATGTTCCTTGCAACCCTTATCCTCGGACTGACAACGCTTGTTTTTTCCAATACCCTTCCCGCTGCCCGTTTCGAAGCAACCGGCCGGGAGCTTTCAGCAACAATCAGGTATATGAAATCCCTTGCGCAGAACAAGGGAGAGGACCAGGCCCTCACGATAGACCTCGACACCAGGCAATACGGGATTGCCGGCAGGAATATGAAGACCATCCCTGCCGGCATATCTATAAAGGTGAGTGATCCCGTGTCAGGGGAGATCCTGAAGGGAAAATATACAATGTTTTTTCATGCCTTCGGCGGCGTGGAAGGCGGGACAGTGATCTTGCAGTTCAGGAAAAAGACACTCTATATCCAGACAGACCCTGTTGCAGGATCAGTGGTAATGCGGCAATGAACCCTGTGAAATGTAAAAGGTAAAATGTAAAATGTTAAAAACCTCTCACGAATTACGAATTACGAATTGTGAGGGCTTCACGCTCCTTGAAGTCCTTGTGGCTCTTTCCATACTGAGCACTGCGATCATCCTTATCTTTCAGCTATTCTCGGCCAATATGAGGAACATAGCCCTTTCCGAGGATTACGTCTCTGCCACAGTAACGGCA is part of the Syntrophorhabdaceae bacterium genome and harbors:
- a CDS encoding secretin N-terminal domain-containing protein, with the translated sequence QTVFGDILRVNYVVDPKVKGRVTFRSVAPVSRDQVLPVMEVILRINGIGVVEESGLYRVVPLSDISREPSPVSFGRDADKIPTTGKSLIQVVPIIYLQSTEIVKLITPFVSANAVILDVPKSNQIIIVDTDASVRRILRLIETFDNETQKRKRAQVFVYPVQNGKAKDIAALLQQIFLGAKTGTGTGTTSSPGTTTKSGRQATPQVAQVLPQPVQSGGAATGEMLVSDITRIFADEIINSIIILSTPEDYQTIKETIANIDIIPRQVVIEGIIAQVNLTDNMSLGLAYRFKTQISFGKSGISGDIGINADTLANYGSTDPTLKPSGTGFNYVGFDERNQIRAYINALVNDSKGKLLAAPHILVSDNREARIQVGQQVPIVTSETFGSTTVAPQRTIEYKDIGIILKVKPQINDSGLIALELSQEVSTFDTIQLTASEKQIIVNKTEAATSLAVQDGQTIIIGGLIREDTTNSQVGVPFLSKIPILGYLFGNTSRESRRQELIILLTPHVLKDQKEAKNITNEYIDNITDVATTKGGIKKNELLKSGVQIRKGAGKAPDVVIPYRDIPSGGQVPPPQQPVNPDKAPLPGKVNP
- the gspE gene encoding type II secretion system ATPase GspE, yielding MADDGIIYVKPEDFPKVPLVLDVISPRFIRENKIIPVELKNNVLKVILANPGDREIIEALRVATAADIIVYGGDRQLIDDYVSRFYDQGPQNINRIIEDMDQQGFEFIREEEEDVGHLKDLASEAPIIKLVNLLISRAIESRASDIHIEPFEDELKVRYRIDGVLHDVEAAPKKLEAAVVSRIKIMAKLNISERRLPQDGRIRLKIEEREIDLRVSTIPILHGESVVMRILDKESIIIDLDLLGFPPDTLAAFNRLIKKPNGIVLVTGPTGSGKTTTLYGALDKINTPDKKIITVEDPIEYQLKGVNQIQVKSQIGLNFANTLRHIVRQDPDVIMIGEIRDLDTAEIAIQSALTGHLVFSTLHTNDAPSSITRLLDMGVESFLLSSTIRGILAQRLVRVICPHCKEIDTSKIDREEFAMFGLSGDTVLFSGKGCDVCAFTGYYGRSGIFELLTVNEAIRMMILKNADANQLRETARQQGMKTLFEDGMEKVKMGVTTMSEVLRVTQEA
- a CDS encoding type II secretion system F family protein, producing MAVFSYRATTMDGETIEGVIEATDEKLAIERIKNTGVIPLKIVAPKQKGWQGKIGFRRSRGDLLTFTTELSVLLSAGLPLDRSLNILSEISEGKEMKKIVQSILKSIREGGSFSDALQKHPKAFPKLYINMIRAGETGGVLDVVLDKLNEFLESAKELKDNIFSAMIYPIILSVTGGASIIILLTLVLPKFSVIFAEIGGSIPLSTKVLLGISSGLRSYWWAILLFLVMMWGIVKSYLRSPRGRYNWDTLKLKLFGDLVKKLETARFCRTLGTLIRSGVSFLQALDNSRDVINNQAIASALDNVTKGAKEGKGISVPLADAGVFPPLALSMIKVGEETGQLDTMLIKVAAAYEKNLKETVKRFVGFLESIMILAMGLVIGFIVISMLLAIFSITDLPF